One Vespa crabro chromosome 1, iyVesCrab1.2, whole genome shotgun sequence genomic region harbors:
- the LOC124431627 gene encoding diphthine--ammonia ligase isoform X4 — protein sequence MCSRLGLISLSYLWRREQEDLLKEMIENSINAVIIKVAALGLEPRHLGKSILELQSHFAKIKEKYGVNVCGEGGEYETFTLDCPLFSKSIIIDKYESVVHSNDDIAPVGYLNFKKIHLRDKNNGLDMLSLRERLKTVSVKTPYDYISEVVGPELQDGCNLSEDETDEQTCDEHNMKASNSGHFNPPSPVQVLYEEEDYPDIPVINKNQTGWFWFGGIAGKQSDAKSAMKEALEKLSSLVKKENLQISDIVAVTLYIKDMTNYASINEVYTSWLNKTNPPVRVCIECPLNIHVILDAIAYKEIQDCSDKKVHKRHTMHVQSISHWAPANIGPYSQAVRVGDIISVAGQIPLVPGSMTLLDLNIKRQCRLTLRHIDRIVKAMDANTQLRDIVQGICFLTHPSYIPDARKEWEKRTNNAIVDYIVVPHLPRDAQVEWCVWAHRDNNRFEYEETGKCVGNFKVAIRRRWNYENNVSAIVCYLSTGSSNSTGNLAAETNLLSTELTTAELTEAFEYLLCKLTKGTQTINPTCNLRIFYKVGSSPGPNFVHNVLSQFSTRNLVSTIIPATHLHNFSTFLSICGIRHE from the exons AT gtGTAGCCGTCTAGGACTTATTTCTCTATCATACTTATGGCGACGAGAACAAGAGGATTTGTTAAAAGAGATGAtagaaaattcaataaatgCAGTTATAATCAAAGTGGCAGCTTTAGGTCTGGAACCAAGACATTTGGGTAaatctatcttggaattgcaATCTCACTTTGCCAAAATA AAAGAAAAGTATGGTGTGAATGTATGTGGGGAAGGAGGAGAATATGAAACTTTTACATTGGACTGTCCATTATTTAGTAAAAGTATCATAAT agataaatatGAAAGTGTAGTACATTCAAATGATGATATAGCACCTGTTGGATATcttaattttaagaaaatacatctacgagataaaaat AATGGTTTAGACATGTTATCACTACGAGAGCGCCTTAAAACTGTTTCGGTTAAAACTCCATATGACTACATTTCTGAAGTTGTTGGACCAGAATTGCAAGATGGGTGTAATTTATCTGAAGACGAAACTGACGAACAAACATGTGACGAACATAATATGAAAGCTTCTAATTCTg GCCATTTTAATCCCCCAAGTCCAGTACAAGTCTTATATGAAGAAGAGGATTATCCAGACATACcagttattaacaaaaatcaaACAGGTTGGTTTTGGTTTGGTGGTATAGCAGGAAAACAGTCAGACGCAAAATCTGCAATGAAAGAAGCTCTGGAAAAATTAAGCA GTCtagtcaaaaaagaaaatcttcaaATATCTGATATCGTTGCtgtaacattatatataaaggatatgACAAATTATGCCTCTATAAATGAAGTATACACATCTTGGTTGAACAAAACAAATCCACCAGTTCGTGTATGCATAGAATGTCCATTAAATATACATGTTATACTTGATGCTATAGCTTATAAAGAGATACAAGACTGTAGTGATAAAAAGGTACATAAACGGCATACAATGCATGTTCAAAGTATTAGCCATTGGGCTCCTGCTAATATTGGTCCTTATTCTCAAGCTGTTCGC GTGGGTGACATCATATCAGTTGCTGGACAAATACCTTTGGTGCCTGGTAGTATGACTCTTCTTGACTTGAATATAAAAAGGCAGTGTCGTCTGACATTAAGGCATATAGATCGCATTGTTAAAGCTATGGATGCAAATACGCAACTTAGAGATATTGTACAGggaatttgttttttaactCATCCGAGTTATATACCAGATGCGCGTAAAGAATGGGAAAAACGAACTAATAATGCAATTGTAGATTATATTGTTGTTCCACATCTCCCACGAGATGCTCAAGTTGAATGGTGTGTGTGGGCACATAgggataataatagatttgagt ATGAAGAAACAGGAAAATGTGTTGGTAATTTTAAAGTTGCTATAAGGCGAAGAtggaattatgaaaataatgtttctGCAATTGTGTGCTACTTATCAACAG GTTCATCCAATTCTACTGGCAATTTAGCAGCAGAGACAAACTTGCTTTCTACGGAATTGACTACAGCAGAATTAACAGAAGCATTCGAATATCTTTTATGTAAATTAACAAAAGGGACACAAACTATTAATCCTACGTGTAATTTGCGAATTTTCTACAAAGTTGGTTCCTCACCTGGTCCAAATTTTGTTCATAATGTTTTGTCACAATTTTCAACGCGAAATTTGGTTAGCACTATTATACCAGCAACTCATCTTCATAATTTTAGCACTTTCTTATCTATATGTGGTATTAGGCATGAGTAA
- the LOC124431627 gene encoding diphthine--ammonia ligase isoform X1: MKVVALLSGGKDSCFNMMQCIAAGHDVVAIANLYPVGKDELDSFMFQTVGHQGVDYIAEAMGLPIYREPTFGRSKMQEKLYYPTEDDEVEDLFRLLNKVKKQENIEGVSSGAVLSDYQRIRVENVCSRLGLISLSYLWRREQEDLLKEMIENSINAVIIKVAALGLEPRHLGKSILELQSHFAKIKEKYGVNVCGEGGEYETFTLDCPLFSKSIIIDKYESVVHSNDDIAPVGYLNFKKIHLRDKNNGLDMLSLRERLKTVSVKTPYDYISEVVGPELQDGCNLSEDETDEQTCDEHNMKASNSGHFNPPSPVQVLYEEEDYPDIPVINKNQTGWFWFGGIAGKQSDAKSAMKEALEKLSSLVKKENLQISDIVAVTLYIKDMTNYASINEVYTSWLNKTNPPVRVCIECPLNIHVILDAIAYKEIQDCSDKKVHKRHTMHVQSISHWAPANIGPYSQAVRVGDIISVAGQIPLVPGSMTLLDLNIKRQCRLTLRHIDRIVKAMDANTQLRDIVQGICFLTHPSYIPDARKEWEKRTNNAIVDYIVVPHLPRDAQVEWCVWAHRDNNRFEYEETGKCVGNFKVAIRRRWNYENNVSAIVCYLSTGSSNSTGNLAAETNLLSTELTTAELTEAFEYLLCKLTKGTQTINPTCNLRIFYKVGSSPGPNFVHNVLSQFSTRNLVSTIIPATHLHNFSTFLSICGIRHE, translated from the exons atgaaggtAGTAGCATTATTAAGTGGCGGTAAAGATTCTTGTTTTAATATGATGCAATGTATTGCTGCTGGTCATGATGTTGTAGCTATAGCTAATTTATATCCTGTTGGAAAAG ATGAATTAGATTCTTTTATGTTTCAAACAGTAGGACATCAAGGTGTTGATTATATTGCTGAAGCTATGGGTTTACCAATATATCGTGAACCAACGTTTGGTAGATCAAAAATGCAAGAAAAACTTTATTATCCAACTGAAGATGATGAAGTTGAAGATCTCTTTCGGcttttaaataaagtaaaa aaacaagaaaatatagaagGTGTGTCTAGCGGAGCTGTTCTTAGTGATTATCAGCGAATTCGTGTGGAAAATGT gtGTAGCCGTCTAGGACTTATTTCTCTATCATACTTATGGCGACGAGAACAAGAGGATTTGTTAAAAGAGATGAtagaaaattcaataaatgCAGTTATAATCAAAGTGGCAGCTTTAGGTCTGGAACCAAGACATTTGGGTAaatctatcttggaattgcaATCTCACTTTGCCAAAATA AAAGAAAAGTATGGTGTGAATGTATGTGGGGAAGGAGGAGAATATGAAACTTTTACATTGGACTGTCCATTATTTAGTAAAAGTATCATAAT agataaatatGAAAGTGTAGTACATTCAAATGATGATATAGCACCTGTTGGATATcttaattttaagaaaatacatctacgagataaaaat AATGGTTTAGACATGTTATCACTACGAGAGCGCCTTAAAACTGTTTCGGTTAAAACTCCATATGACTACATTTCTGAAGTTGTTGGACCAGAATTGCAAGATGGGTGTAATTTATCTGAAGACGAAACTGACGAACAAACATGTGACGAACATAATATGAAAGCTTCTAATTCTg GCCATTTTAATCCCCCAAGTCCAGTACAAGTCTTATATGAAGAAGAGGATTATCCAGACATACcagttattaacaaaaatcaaACAGGTTGGTTTTGGTTTGGTGGTATAGCAGGAAAACAGTCAGACGCAAAATCTGCAATGAAAGAAGCTCTGGAAAAATTAAGCA GTCtagtcaaaaaagaaaatcttcaaATATCTGATATCGTTGCtgtaacattatatataaaggatatgACAAATTATGCCTCTATAAATGAAGTATACACATCTTGGTTGAACAAAACAAATCCACCAGTTCGTGTATGCATAGAATGTCCATTAAATATACATGTTATACTTGATGCTATAGCTTATAAAGAGATACAAGACTGTAGTGATAAAAAGGTACATAAACGGCATACAATGCATGTTCAAAGTATTAGCCATTGGGCTCCTGCTAATATTGGTCCTTATTCTCAAGCTGTTCGC GTGGGTGACATCATATCAGTTGCTGGACAAATACCTTTGGTGCCTGGTAGTATGACTCTTCTTGACTTGAATATAAAAAGGCAGTGTCGTCTGACATTAAGGCATATAGATCGCATTGTTAAAGCTATGGATGCAAATACGCAACTTAGAGATATTGTACAGggaatttgttttttaactCATCCGAGTTATATACCAGATGCGCGTAAAGAATGGGAAAAACGAACTAATAATGCAATTGTAGATTATATTGTTGTTCCACATCTCCCACGAGATGCTCAAGTTGAATGGTGTGTGTGGGCACATAgggataataatagatttgagt ATGAAGAAACAGGAAAATGTGTTGGTAATTTTAAAGTTGCTATAAGGCGAAGAtggaattatgaaaataatgtttctGCAATTGTGTGCTACTTATCAACAG GTTCATCCAATTCTACTGGCAATTTAGCAGCAGAGACAAACTTGCTTTCTACGGAATTGACTACAGCAGAATTAACAGAAGCATTCGAATATCTTTTATGTAAATTAACAAAAGGGACACAAACTATTAATCCTACGTGTAATTTGCGAATTTTCTACAAAGTTGGTTCCTCACCTGGTCCAAATTTTGTTCATAATGTTTTGTCACAATTTTCAACGCGAAATTTGGTTAGCACTATTATACCAGCAACTCATCTTCATAATTTTAGCACTTTCTTATCTATATGTGGTATTAGGCATGAGTAA
- the LOC124431627 gene encoding diphthine--ammonia ligase isoform X3, with the protein MFQTVGHQGVDYIAEAMGLPIYREPTFGRSKMQEKLYYPTEDDEVEDLFRLLNKVKKQENIEGVSSGAVLSDYQRIRVENVCSRLGLISLSYLWRREQEDLLKEMIENSINAVIIKVAALGLEPRHLGKSILELQSHFAKIKEKYGVNVCGEGGEYETFTLDCPLFSKSIIIDKYESVVHSNDDIAPVGYLNFKKIHLRDKNNGLDMLSLRERLKTVSVKTPYDYISEVVGPELQDGCNLSEDETDEQTCDEHNMKASNSGHFNPPSPVQVLYEEEDYPDIPVINKNQTGWFWFGGIAGKQSDAKSAMKEALEKLSSLVKKENLQISDIVAVTLYIKDMTNYASINEVYTSWLNKTNPPVRVCIECPLNIHVILDAIAYKEIQDCSDKKVHKRHTMHVQSISHWAPANIGPYSQAVRVGDIISVAGQIPLVPGSMTLLDLNIKRQCRLTLRHIDRIVKAMDANTQLRDIVQGICFLTHPSYIPDARKEWEKRTNNAIVDYIVVPHLPRDAQVEWCVWAHRDNNRFEYEETGKCVGNFKVAIRRRWNYENNVSAIVCYLSTGSSNSTGNLAAETNLLSTELTTAELTEAFEYLLCKLTKGTQTINPTCNLRIFYKVGSSPGPNFVHNVLSQFSTRNLVSTIIPATHLHNFSTFLSICGIRHE; encoded by the exons ATGTTTCAAACAGTAGGACATCAAGGTGTTGATTATATTGCTGAAGCTATGGGTTTACCAATATATCGTGAACCAACGTTTGGTAGATCAAAAATGCAAGAAAAACTTTATTATCCAACTGAAGATGATGAAGTTGAAGATCTCTTTCGGcttttaaataaagtaaaa aaacaagaaaatatagaagGTGTGTCTAGCGGAGCTGTTCTTAGTGATTATCAGCGAATTCGTGTGGAAAATGT gtGTAGCCGTCTAGGACTTATTTCTCTATCATACTTATGGCGACGAGAACAAGAGGATTTGTTAAAAGAGATGAtagaaaattcaataaatgCAGTTATAATCAAAGTGGCAGCTTTAGGTCTGGAACCAAGACATTTGGGTAaatctatcttggaattgcaATCTCACTTTGCCAAAATA AAAGAAAAGTATGGTGTGAATGTATGTGGGGAAGGAGGAGAATATGAAACTTTTACATTGGACTGTCCATTATTTAGTAAAAGTATCATAAT agataaatatGAAAGTGTAGTACATTCAAATGATGATATAGCACCTGTTGGATATcttaattttaagaaaatacatctacgagataaaaat AATGGTTTAGACATGTTATCACTACGAGAGCGCCTTAAAACTGTTTCGGTTAAAACTCCATATGACTACATTTCTGAAGTTGTTGGACCAGAATTGCAAGATGGGTGTAATTTATCTGAAGACGAAACTGACGAACAAACATGTGACGAACATAATATGAAAGCTTCTAATTCTg GCCATTTTAATCCCCCAAGTCCAGTACAAGTCTTATATGAAGAAGAGGATTATCCAGACATACcagttattaacaaaaatcaaACAGGTTGGTTTTGGTTTGGTGGTATAGCAGGAAAACAGTCAGACGCAAAATCTGCAATGAAAGAAGCTCTGGAAAAATTAAGCA GTCtagtcaaaaaagaaaatcttcaaATATCTGATATCGTTGCtgtaacattatatataaaggatatgACAAATTATGCCTCTATAAATGAAGTATACACATCTTGGTTGAACAAAACAAATCCACCAGTTCGTGTATGCATAGAATGTCCATTAAATATACATGTTATACTTGATGCTATAGCTTATAAAGAGATACAAGACTGTAGTGATAAAAAGGTACATAAACGGCATACAATGCATGTTCAAAGTATTAGCCATTGGGCTCCTGCTAATATTGGTCCTTATTCTCAAGCTGTTCGC GTGGGTGACATCATATCAGTTGCTGGACAAATACCTTTGGTGCCTGGTAGTATGACTCTTCTTGACTTGAATATAAAAAGGCAGTGTCGTCTGACATTAAGGCATATAGATCGCATTGTTAAAGCTATGGATGCAAATACGCAACTTAGAGATATTGTACAGggaatttgttttttaactCATCCGAGTTATATACCAGATGCGCGTAAAGAATGGGAAAAACGAACTAATAATGCAATTGTAGATTATATTGTTGTTCCACATCTCCCACGAGATGCTCAAGTTGAATGGTGTGTGTGGGCACATAgggataataatagatttgagt ATGAAGAAACAGGAAAATGTGTTGGTAATTTTAAAGTTGCTATAAGGCGAAGAtggaattatgaaaataatgtttctGCAATTGTGTGCTACTTATCAACAG GTTCATCCAATTCTACTGGCAATTTAGCAGCAGAGACAAACTTGCTTTCTACGGAATTGACTACAGCAGAATTAACAGAAGCATTCGAATATCTTTTATGTAAATTAACAAAAGGGACACAAACTATTAATCCTACGTGTAATTTGCGAATTTTCTACAAAGTTGGTTCCTCACCTGGTCCAAATTTTGTTCATAATGTTTTGTCACAATTTTCAACGCGAAATTTGGTTAGCACTATTATACCAGCAACTCATCTTCATAATTTTAGCACTTTCTTATCTATATGTGGTATTAGGCATGAGTAA
- the LOC124431627 gene encoding diphthine--ammonia ligase isoform X2, whose protein sequence is MKVVALLSGGKDSCFNMMQCIAAGHDVVAIANLYPVGKVGHQGVDYIAEAMGLPIYREPTFGRSKMQEKLYYPTEDDEVEDLFRLLNKVKKQENIEGVSSGAVLSDYQRIRVENVCSRLGLISLSYLWRREQEDLLKEMIENSINAVIIKVAALGLEPRHLGKSILELQSHFAKIKEKYGVNVCGEGGEYETFTLDCPLFSKSIIIDKYESVVHSNDDIAPVGYLNFKKIHLRDKNNGLDMLSLRERLKTVSVKTPYDYISEVVGPELQDGCNLSEDETDEQTCDEHNMKASNSGHFNPPSPVQVLYEEEDYPDIPVINKNQTGWFWFGGIAGKQSDAKSAMKEALEKLSSLVKKENLQISDIVAVTLYIKDMTNYASINEVYTSWLNKTNPPVRVCIECPLNIHVILDAIAYKEIQDCSDKKVHKRHTMHVQSISHWAPANIGPYSQAVRVGDIISVAGQIPLVPGSMTLLDLNIKRQCRLTLRHIDRIVKAMDANTQLRDIVQGICFLTHPSYIPDARKEWEKRTNNAIVDYIVVPHLPRDAQVEWCVWAHRDNNRFEYEETGKCVGNFKVAIRRRWNYENNVSAIVCYLSTGSSNSTGNLAAETNLLSTELTTAELTEAFEYLLCKLTKGTQTINPTCNLRIFYKVGSSPGPNFVHNVLSQFSTRNLVSTIIPATHLHNFSTFLSICGIRHE, encoded by the exons atgaaggtAGTAGCATTATTAAGTGGCGGTAAAGATTCTTGTTTTAATATGATGCAATGTATTGCTGCTGGTCATGATGTTGTAGCTATAGCTAATTTATATCCTGTTGGAAAAG TAGGACATCAAGGTGTTGATTATATTGCTGAAGCTATGGGTTTACCAATATATCGTGAACCAACGTTTGGTAGATCAAAAATGCAAGAAAAACTTTATTATCCAACTGAAGATGATGAAGTTGAAGATCTCTTTCGGcttttaaataaagtaaaa aaacaagaaaatatagaagGTGTGTCTAGCGGAGCTGTTCTTAGTGATTATCAGCGAATTCGTGTGGAAAATGT gtGTAGCCGTCTAGGACTTATTTCTCTATCATACTTATGGCGACGAGAACAAGAGGATTTGTTAAAAGAGATGAtagaaaattcaataaatgCAGTTATAATCAAAGTGGCAGCTTTAGGTCTGGAACCAAGACATTTGGGTAaatctatcttggaattgcaATCTCACTTTGCCAAAATA AAAGAAAAGTATGGTGTGAATGTATGTGGGGAAGGAGGAGAATATGAAACTTTTACATTGGACTGTCCATTATTTAGTAAAAGTATCATAAT agataaatatGAAAGTGTAGTACATTCAAATGATGATATAGCACCTGTTGGATATcttaattttaagaaaatacatctacgagataaaaat AATGGTTTAGACATGTTATCACTACGAGAGCGCCTTAAAACTGTTTCGGTTAAAACTCCATATGACTACATTTCTGAAGTTGTTGGACCAGAATTGCAAGATGGGTGTAATTTATCTGAAGACGAAACTGACGAACAAACATGTGACGAACATAATATGAAAGCTTCTAATTCTg GCCATTTTAATCCCCCAAGTCCAGTACAAGTCTTATATGAAGAAGAGGATTATCCAGACATACcagttattaacaaaaatcaaACAGGTTGGTTTTGGTTTGGTGGTATAGCAGGAAAACAGTCAGACGCAAAATCTGCAATGAAAGAAGCTCTGGAAAAATTAAGCA GTCtagtcaaaaaagaaaatcttcaaATATCTGATATCGTTGCtgtaacattatatataaaggatatgACAAATTATGCCTCTATAAATGAAGTATACACATCTTGGTTGAACAAAACAAATCCACCAGTTCGTGTATGCATAGAATGTCCATTAAATATACATGTTATACTTGATGCTATAGCTTATAAAGAGATACAAGACTGTAGTGATAAAAAGGTACATAAACGGCATACAATGCATGTTCAAAGTATTAGCCATTGGGCTCCTGCTAATATTGGTCCTTATTCTCAAGCTGTTCGC GTGGGTGACATCATATCAGTTGCTGGACAAATACCTTTGGTGCCTGGTAGTATGACTCTTCTTGACTTGAATATAAAAAGGCAGTGTCGTCTGACATTAAGGCATATAGATCGCATTGTTAAAGCTATGGATGCAAATACGCAACTTAGAGATATTGTACAGggaatttgttttttaactCATCCGAGTTATATACCAGATGCGCGTAAAGAATGGGAAAAACGAACTAATAATGCAATTGTAGATTATATTGTTGTTCCACATCTCCCACGAGATGCTCAAGTTGAATGGTGTGTGTGGGCACATAgggataataatagatttgagt ATGAAGAAACAGGAAAATGTGTTGGTAATTTTAAAGTTGCTATAAGGCGAAGAtggaattatgaaaataatgtttctGCAATTGTGTGCTACTTATCAACAG GTTCATCCAATTCTACTGGCAATTTAGCAGCAGAGACAAACTTGCTTTCTACGGAATTGACTACAGCAGAATTAACAGAAGCATTCGAATATCTTTTATGTAAATTAACAAAAGGGACACAAACTATTAATCCTACGTGTAATTTGCGAATTTTCTACAAAGTTGGTTCCTCACCTGGTCCAAATTTTGTTCATAATGTTTTGTCACAATTTTCAACGCGAAATTTGGTTAGCACTATTATACCAGCAACTCATCTTCATAATTTTAGCACTTTCTTATCTATATGTGGTATTAGGCATGAGTAA
- the LOC124427713 gene encoding REST corepressor 2 isoform X2: MVLAERNSENVRNGRRSRGPSPNGQTESSSEEDGVPAEKIRVGRDFQVIVPEFVPINERRLDQCPDRALLVWSPTTDIPDQKLDEYIILAKEKYGYNGEQALGMLFWHKHNLERAVLDLANFTPFPDEWTVEDKVLFEQAFQFHGKSFHRIRQMLPDKSIASLVKYYYSWKKTRTRTSLMDRQARKLTSGGKEGENGSENGSELGSNTDSESEEKGSCSNCGVACNSVRATPKGHACHSCYLHWRRTGVARPLSSMPGRTNKRKPPRGLVVNHDDLAALAGQPNQANNSLQAIDTEIVSLKRQIQSNKQQVSALKRKTTDGIDDLRPPEVSSRINARWTNDELLLAVQGVRKYGKDFSAIADVIGTKTEAHLRSFFVNYRRRYNLDAVLKEYEAENGPILIDDDKEEKMDVDQPNEVAESSQKAKTSSGLGQTAK, translated from the exons ATGGTTTTAGCAGAACGCAACTCAGAAAATGTTAGAAATGGTCGAAGATCAAGAGGTCCCAGCCCTAATGGACAGACGGAATCTTCAAGTGAAGAAGACGGAG ttcCAGCTGAAAAAATACGTGTTGGCAGAGATTTCCAAGTTATAGTACCAGAATTTGTTCCTATCAATG AACGCAGACTAGATCAATGCCCTGATAGAGCTTTGCTGGTTTGGTCCCCTACGACTGATATACCAGATCAAAAAT TggatgaatatataatattagcaaaagaaaaatatgggtATAATGGTGAGCAGGCTTTGGGAATGTTATTTTGGCATAAACATAATTTAGAACGTGCAGTATTAGATTTAGCAAATTTTACACCATTTCCTGATGAGTGGACTGTTGAAGATAAGGTGTTATTCGAACAAGCATTTCAGTTTCATGGGAAGAGTTTTCACCGTATTCGACAAATG TTGCCCGATAAGTCAATTGCCAGTCTTGTaaaatattactatagttGGAAAAAGACAAGAACTAGGACATCATTGATGGATAGACAGGCAAGAAAATTAACAAGTGGTggaaaagaaggggaaaatgGCAGCGAGAATGGAAGTGAGTTAGGCTCAAATACAGACAGCGAAtctgaagaaaaa GGCTCGTGTAGCAACTGTGGCGTCGCTTGCAATAGTGTACGTGCGACTCCGAAGGGACACGCGTGTCATAGCTGCTATCTGCACTGGAG GCGTACTGGTGTAGCAAGACCTCTAAGTTCTATGCCAGGTCgtacaaacaaaagaaaaccaCCTCGCGGATTGGTTGTAAATCATGATGACTTGGCAGCATTGGCTGGTCAACCAAATCAAGCTAACAACAGCTTACAAGCTATCGACACAGAGATTGTTAGCCTAAAACGTCAA atACAGTCAAACAAGCAACAAGTAAGTGCTTTAAAACGTAAGACAACTGATGGAATAGACGATTTACGACCACCAGAAGTATCCAGTCGTATAAATGCACGATGGACGAATGATGAACTACTGTTAGCTGTTCAAGGAGTTAGAAAATACGGCAAAGATTTCTCTGCAATTGCTGATGTAATTGGTACTAAAACAGAAGCACATTTACGGTCATTCTTTGTAAATTATCGACGAAGGTACAATTTAGATGCCGTTCTAAAAGAATATGAAGCTGAGAATGGTCCGATACTAAttgatgatgataaagaagaaaag ATGGATGTCGACCAACCAAATGAAGTAGCAGAGTCATCACAAAAAGCGAAAACATCAAGCGGTTTAGGACAAACTGCAAAATAA
- the LOC124427713 gene encoding REST corepressor 3 isoform X1, whose amino-acid sequence MVLAERNSENVRNGRRSRGPSPNGQTESSSEEDGVPAEKIRVGRDFQVIVPEFVPINERRLDQCPDRALLVWSPTTDIPDQKLDEYIILAKEKYGYNGEQALGMLFWHKHNLERAVLDLANFTPFPDEWTVEDKVLFEQAFQFHGKSFHRIRQMLPDKSIASLVKYYYSWKKTRTRTSLMDRQARKLTSGGKEGENGSENGSELGSNTDSESEEKKWTIHRGIRRGKNQAVPGSQSTDAKAPSDSENAPQVQGSCSNCGVACNSVRATPKGHACHSCYLHWRRTGVARPLSSMPGRTNKRKPPRGLVVNHDDLAALAGQPNQANNSLQAIDTEIVSLKRQIQSNKQQVSALKRKTTDGIDDLRPPEVSSRINARWTNDELLLAVQGVRKYGKDFSAIADVIGTKTEAHLRSFFVNYRRRYNLDAVLKEYEAENGPILIDDDKEEKMDVDQPNEVAESSQKAKTSSGLGQTAK is encoded by the exons ATGGTTTTAGCAGAACGCAACTCAGAAAATGTTAGAAATGGTCGAAGATCAAGAGGTCCCAGCCCTAATGGACAGACGGAATCTTCAAGTGAAGAAGACGGAG ttcCAGCTGAAAAAATACGTGTTGGCAGAGATTTCCAAGTTATAGTACCAGAATTTGTTCCTATCAATG AACGCAGACTAGATCAATGCCCTGATAGAGCTTTGCTGGTTTGGTCCCCTACGACTGATATACCAGATCAAAAAT TggatgaatatataatattagcaaaagaaaaatatgggtATAATGGTGAGCAGGCTTTGGGAATGTTATTTTGGCATAAACATAATTTAGAACGTGCAGTATTAGATTTAGCAAATTTTACACCATTTCCTGATGAGTGGACTGTTGAAGATAAGGTGTTATTCGAACAAGCATTTCAGTTTCATGGGAAGAGTTTTCACCGTATTCGACAAATG TTGCCCGATAAGTCAATTGCCAGTCTTGTaaaatattactatagttGGAAAAAGACAAGAACTAGGACATCATTGATGGATAGACAGGCAAGAAAATTAACAAGTGGTggaaaagaaggggaaaatgGCAGCGAGAATGGAAGTGAGTTAGGCTCAAATACAGACAGCGAAtctgaagaaaaa AAATGGACGATCCACCGCGGAATACGTCGTGGAAAGAACCAAGCTGTGCCAGGAAGCCAAAGCACTGACGCTAAGGCCCCATCCGACTCGGAAAACGCCCCTCAGGTTCAG GGCTCGTGTAGCAACTGTGGCGTCGCTTGCAATAGTGTACGTGCGACTCCGAAGGGACACGCGTGTCATAGCTGCTATCTGCACTGGAG GCGTACTGGTGTAGCAAGACCTCTAAGTTCTATGCCAGGTCgtacaaacaaaagaaaaccaCCTCGCGGATTGGTTGTAAATCATGATGACTTGGCAGCATTGGCTGGTCAACCAAATCAAGCTAACAACAGCTTACAAGCTATCGACACAGAGATTGTTAGCCTAAAACGTCAA atACAGTCAAACAAGCAACAAGTAAGTGCTTTAAAACGTAAGACAACTGATGGAATAGACGATTTACGACCACCAGAAGTATCCAGTCGTATAAATGCACGATGGACGAATGATGAACTACTGTTAGCTGTTCAAGGAGTTAGAAAATACGGCAAAGATTTCTCTGCAATTGCTGATGTAATTGGTACTAAAACAGAAGCACATTTACGGTCATTCTTTGTAAATTATCGACGAAGGTACAATTTAGATGCCGTTCTAAAAGAATATGAAGCTGAGAATGGTCCGATACTAAttgatgatgataaagaagaaaag ATGGATGTCGACCAACCAAATGAAGTAGCAGAGTCATCACAAAAAGCGAAAACATCAAGCGGTTTAGGACAAACTGCAAAATAA